TCGCCGGGATACTGTTGCCGTCCGCCTGGCTGCGCAGGTCGGCGATCGGCAGAGAGGCCCAATCAATCGACCTGTCGTTCGTGGCGGCCGGTGCTGGCGCTGGAGGCCGCTCTGGCGCTGGCGCTGGCGCAGACGCGGGCGGCAGGGGATTGGGAACAGCCGCTTCCGAGGCGACCGGCGGCGACTCCGTCGCTAGGGGCGGGGACGGGGCGGCTGGTGGCAGCTCCGCCGCGATGGGCAGGCTCTGCACGATCGGCGACGGGCCTGGCGGCGTAGCGGGCGCGACCGGGGACGCCAGCGCTTGCGAGGGCGGCTTCGGACCTTCTTCGGGCGGGCGCAGGACCCAGGTGCCGGCCCCCGCGGCGGCCGCGAACATGATGGCGAACGACGTCATCACGACGGGTCGCTTCAGGAGGGGCCGTTTCAGGGAGGCAGGGGCGGTCGCCGGCTTGCCGGTCATCCCCGGAGAATAGCCGAGACGGGCCTCTGCGGAGAAGGCATAGCGCGGTGGCGCACGACCAGCAGGGCGGTCAGGAGCAGAACGGCGCCGGCCTGGTGAAGCGTGGCGATGGGAATGCTGACGCCGCTCAGGATGGTGGCGATCCCGAGCCCCAGCTGAACGAAGGCCATCGCGGCGGCCGCCAGCGTCTCGGAGCGTGGCGCGCGCCACGCCATGACCAGCACGCCGAGCACCAGCAGCTTGGCGAGCCAGCGATGCACGAACTGGATGGTGGTGCCGTTCTCGAAGAAGTTGATCCATCCCGGCGAAAGGTCGAACAGGCCGGGCGGGATCCAGTATCCCGACATGGTGGGGAAGGTGCTGTGCGCGGTGCCGGCGCGCAGACCGGCCATGAAGGCGCCCCATACCAGCACGACCAGCAGGAAGCCGATCAGGGCCGTGGCCTTGCGCGCGACCTTCGGATCGTCGCGGTGTATCGCCCGCGGCGTGAGTTCGAGGATCAGCCAGACCGTGTAGGCATAGAGGACGATCGCGAGGAAGAGGTGGGCGGCGAGCCGGTAGTGGCTGACCGACGGCCGGTCGACCAGGCCCGACGCCACCATCGCCCAGCCCATCGCACCCTGCAGTCCGCCCAGGATGAGCAGCGCGAGCAGTCGGGGTTTGAGATGGGCATTGAGGGCGCCGCGCCACCAGAACCAGGCCAGTGGCAGGGCGAAGACCAGGCCGATCAGCCGCCCCCACACGCGATGGATATATTCAAGCCAGAAAATCTCCTGGAACTCCGGGACCGTGAAGTCGCGGTTGACCAGGCGTCCCTGCGGCGACGCCAGATACTTCTGCAGCTCGGCTTGCCACGCCGCGTCCGACAAAGGCGGCAGCCAGCCGGTCACTGGCCGCC
The nucleotide sequence above comes from Reyranella humidisoli. Encoded proteins:
- a CDS encoding COX15/CtaA family protein; this translates as MSQVPASVRQWLIVVAGMIFFMIVIGALTRLTESGLSMVEWRPVTGWLPPLSDAAWQAELQKYLASPQGRLVNRDFTVPEFQEIFWLEYIHRVWGRLIGLVFALPLAWFWWRGALNAHLKPRLLALLILGGLQGAMGWAMVASGLVDRPSVSHYRLAAHLFLAIVLYAYTVWLILELTPRAIHRDDPKVARKATALIGFLLVVLVWGAFMAGLRAGTAHSTFPTMSGYWIPPGLFDLSPGWINFFENGTTIQFVHRWLAKLLVLGVLVMAWRAPRSETLAAAAMAFVQLGLGIATILSGVSIPIATLHQAGAVLLLTALLVVRHRAMPSPQRPVSAILRG